The genomic stretch gaatagaatcatagaatcgtttaggttggaaaagacctttaagatcatccagtccaaccattaacctacactaccaagtctactctaagccaatcaagggtagactagactaaaccgtgtcccaaagagccacatctacccatttttttaacacttccagggatgaggagtctaccacctctctgggcagcctgttccaattcttgaccaccctttccctaaagaaatttttcctaatttccagcctaaacctcccctggcgcagcttaagcccatttcctctcatcctattagTTTTATGCTGGAATTTTAACAATATCCAGAACATTATTCCTGTAAAAAAGGATACgtggaaaaaaagatcaaagcCTACTCTTTTTAGATTCCCAATATGCAAAATCTAAATTTGTGAGGTAGCTTCCagtccagaaaaatatttaaacgtAAGAAAAATCTTGTGCAAAAGAATAATCCCACCTGCATCAACAGGATTATGTTCATGCATGTTACATACATGCTGCAGGGTCAGAGCCTGAGAATCGATAGGCACTTGCCAGAGTGCAAAGCAGTACTCAATAATTCCataataaaagctttgaaaagtAGAGAAAATGATATCAAATTCAGTATTACCAGGTCcgctgctgttttgttttgaagtgacTCTGAATAACACGTATAGCTTTTACCACAGATGCATATTCCTTTCGTGCTTTGCAGCCTCGAAACCAGGCTTGAATTACTTGTGCTGCTCTCATTTTGTTAACGCATTGCCTGGCTTTATATCTTCTATATGATGcctattaaatatataaaaagaaagaaagaaaaaaaaaccttgaggGTTTTGGGTATTTTTTGGTGTAATGGAACAAAcaaaattgaaaggaaaaaaaaaagtcatgttaGCATGAAAGGCTTTTAGGATTCCTATCTCTACAGTATTAGAAATACCTAATTTCTCACATCTAGAAAATATCTTCTAAAAGCAAGTGAAATGCATTCAGGGAAATACCACAAATGCCACTCTCTTTAATGTCTGTAAAAACAATTATATCatgaagaaacaaatacaagaaagattttaaaaaaacagcaaaacaacaaaaaacacctTCTGGGATTACCTGAATTCTAATGGCAGCTCTTTTCATTTGATGGTATCTTTGTTGTTCAGTATTTCGCATCTGATGGGCTCTGTAGTGCTGCTGTATTAATACAGCAGAAAACTTGCACTGAAGgtatttctgtctctgaatAAATCCACGGAAAAatgccttaaaagaaaaagacataatACTGGAATATTTCACCACTTGCATGGTATTGACTGAGAAGatgtttgcatatttttaagtaCAGCAGTACTCACTGGCTTCTTAGAAAAACAACGAGGAGTAAATCTATTTCTGATTTCCCaattaattcttcttttttacttttaagcAATGTAATCATACTTACATTGTTCAGGATATAAGTtaaacattcagaaaataacTAAGAAACTGCcactccctgcttcccccccaccccccccccaaaaaggagGTGAGGAAGGCACACCTGTTTTCTTATCTGTTAAGTAGAGCATGAGCTCTCCAACAAGATAGTAATAGTCTCATAATAATTTCTTAGGTTGCTATTTATTTCCCTATCTTCCctgatttgggggaaaaaaaatctttcattccAATAATACCCTGAAGAGAAATCCCTTCTTTAGGGTAAAATAACTAAGGTCACCACAGGAAGTCACTTAAAGCTTTTCccagaagaaatggaaattaaaacagTGTACTCCCACTACATACAAAtcataattaatattaaaaagaaggaaatatacCTTCCTCCCtcatcctcaaaaaaaaaaaaaaaaagaaatttaaaaagcacttcAGAGTAACTAGCTTTCTAAGCTTCTTTGAACTCATATTGGATGGATATTTAACTTGCTACATGAAGATGAAGAACAATTCTCATTACTTCTTGCTGATGACACTTCTATTGCATCAgtgatggaaggaaaaaacatcaaACTAAATACTTCCCACTTCCTAGAGTACCTCTGAGAAATCAGATACAGTTCAACACTAAGTTTCACATGGCGCCACTCAAGGTACCAACTGAAACGTACAATAAGAATTCAATTTCTCTCCCTGCATTCCTCTTCAAAACATTAGCTAGGCACTCAAATTAGACTAGGGCCACCTAATAAATCTAAAAGAAGCAACATGACTGATTTACTCACACCTTGCTAAATACGAGTCTTAAAGAATGCAGCAGTCGTGCCTTTTTTGCCATTTACTTCACTTCATACCCCAGACCAGTGCTCGCTCATTTCAACACATCAAGACAGCTTTCATTCACAttccaaagaaaacattcattAAGCTACTAATATTTATATCGGTGAAAGCCAGTTAGgacaaaaatattcttaaaagaaCCATAGAAACACACGCAAGTATCAGAACTCATTTGAAGTAGTAAAATTCTAGGGGATAAACAAGAACAAGAGAATGTTACTTTTTAAGACAAGTACCTCAGCAAGGAATCACAAAACAGAGCTGAACTGAGACTCATTTCTGTGCACTGTGGTAGTAACCTTTGTACACCTGCCATGCAGTACACTTCAGAAGTTGATTCTACTTTAACAAATAGTTTTAAACTGTTGTTTGCAAGAGCAGTAatcttaaaaaacccacaaaagaaaTAGAACCCCACACCCAAAACCCACTATTCAAAAGTACCTGAATTTTTATTGTGCTTTCCTTAATTTTGTGAAACCTCCTCTTTTCAATGAATCCTCTGACTCTAGCCTGCACAATGATAATGCTCCTCCGGGTTTGCAAGTAAATCGTTCTTTGGTATTTCACAGTCAAGTGGGATCGGTAGCATCGCTGTAAGACAACTGCCGCTTTTTTATAGCCTGCATACTGTGATTTAGCTTTATACATTAAGTAATAGGCTCGTAATGTAACAGCTGCTGTTCTAATTTGAATAAATTTTCTACGCTGCACAGCCATCCGAAGAAAAGACTGAATCTTTCTTGCCGCTCGTATGTGTCttgctatttttcttgctttcatacCACGGAAGGCAGACTGAATGATTACTACTGCTTGTCTTTGAGCAGAATACTCTGCTTTCTGTAAACGAGCCCTGTGACATACTCTGTACCACCTCTGAATAGCAACTGCTGAACTCCGAATCAATTTATAGCGACTCCTTGTTCTTTGGCATCGGAACATAGACTGGATcattattgctgctgctttcttttcaagaaaacGCCTCCTCTCTATGTGCATTTTTAAGAATGACTGTATGCACCGAGCAGCAACATTGGTTTTATACAACTGCCTAGCTTTTTTAGCACGGAAAGAGGATTGAAGGCAAATGacagccttttttatttttgcatagtTTTCCATGTCAGCTTCTTTTGCCATTTTGGCTCTGAACCTTTGCTGTATGACTCTGACAGCCCAGCACAACTGTTTGTAATATCTATGTTGTATGTACATGCGATAACTAGACTGTATTACAATTGCTGAAACATGCatgattttcagtttctgtcGTTCCTTCATGCCTCTATATGATGCTTGAATAACAAGAGCAGAATTCTTCATTGTCAGATATTTCTTTCGTTGATTCTTTCCTTTAATGTAGGATCGATAGTAGTTCTGTATAACAATAGCTCCAATTCTCATATTTTGGTAGGACCTTCTATTCCTGTGCATTTTGTAGGCTGACTGTATTATACTAGCAGCTAAATGCATACGCTCAATACTCTTCCGCACTCTGATACCTCTGTACACAGCCTGTATACAAACAGTTGCTCTGCGAAGAGAACAATACTCCAAAGCATGCTGTCTTGACAGAATCAGAGTTCTGTATCTTCTCTGAAAGACAAGAGTAGCTGCCTTAAGAGAGAGATATCTTTGACGTTCTctgaaagctttaaaatttttctgaaCAACAATAGCAGCACAGTGCATTTCTcgatgttgttttttttctcgCATGTCTCGAAAAGCCTTCTGAATACAAATTGCTGCTTTCTTTAACGAAGAGTAACGCTGTACTGCAATTTTCTTTAGGTTATTGGCTCTGTACCTCTTCTGTATTAGCTGGGTTGCCCACTGAACTTTTCTGTAATGGCAGTACTGCCTATACATTCGGTAGTTTCTCTGTATTGTAAGTGCTGCCTCATGTCTTTTCTTTAAGAAGCATCTTGTTTTCATTCCTCTATAGGCAGCCTGAAGAATTAAAACTGAATTGTACAGTTTTAAGTATATTTCTCTCACACGCTTCCCTTCCCTGTAAGCACGGTAATGTTGCTGTATGATTACCGAAGCAAGCCTGACAGCTTGGtaagaaatgtaaattttacGCATTCTTAACATTGCCTGAATAACTGTAGCAGCTTGATGcatctgcttcattttttttcttactacaAAGCCTCTATAGACAGACTGTATGATAACAGCAGCATTAAGGAAAGAGAGATACTTTTGACGTTGAATTTTTGCTAGTTTTGttgctctgtattttctctgaattACAACAGCAGCTGccttaatggaaagaaaatgttttcttttgagaaaagtTCTAAATTGTCTTTGAATAAGCTCAGCTGATTCACTCATAGTTCTTGTAAGTCTTCTTGTTTTCATACCACGGAATGCAGCCTGGATATGAAGTGTAGCACTTCTCATAATCATATAGTTGTGAACTTGTGTATCTCGCTCCTTACAAGCACGGAACCACTGCTGAATCCGCCTAGTTGCCAACAACAATTTTCTGAAATCTCTCTGTTGTTTGTGCATTCGATAATAAGACTGTATTATTGCTGCTGACTGATGCATAGTTTTTAAGTCTTGCCGGACCTTCATGCCTCTATAGGCAGCCTGAAGGATAATGATAGACTTCTTTAGCTCCAAGTACTTTTTATGTTGTACTTTGCCCAAACAAAATCCTCTATATTGTCTTTGAATTATAATTGCTGCCATTCTCATTGCCCGATATTTTATGTTCATGCGATGCATCTTAAACGTGGCTTGGATACAAATAGCTGCTTGATGCATACAGTGAATCTGTCGTCTAACTCTTACACCTCTATAAATTGCTTGCATTTTGACTGTGGCTTTTTTTAAGGACAAATATTTCTGCCTCTGACATTTAGCATGAATAATTGCATGATAATGCCTTTGAACTACTATAGCTGCAGATCTAAGTCTTTCATAGTCCTTTTTCATCAGGTAAGATTTGAAGGCAGCTTGTATAGTTGTAGCAGCTTTGTTTAGTTTGCTTAATTGTTTCCTCACAGTCATCCCGCGGTAAGCAGACTGCAAGACTAACGCAGCTGCCTTTGTTTTTAGATAAATTGCacgttgtttttttttcatacagtaaGCTCTGAAGTATTTCTGAATCACTAGAGTGGCTTGTCTTAGTTTCTTATATTTTAGTTGATTTACATGCATTCTGTAATAGGACTGAATAATTGTTGCaaaattgtgtttcttctgAATTGTTTTTCTCACAGTTTTCCCCCTCCATATTGCCTGAAGATGCACTACAGAGTTACGCAGCTGAACATATTCTTGCCGTTGTTTCTGGCCTATAACACTGGCTCTGTAATGCTTTTGGATAGTTAGCACAGCATGGTTCAGAAGTCTGAATTTTTTCAGAGCCATGAATTTTCTGAAGGCAGCCTGTATCTTAGTAGCAGCAACACACTGTCTTCGAATCTGCTTTCGTACCTTCCAGCCACGAAAAGCTGCTTGTAAAGAAAGCACTGCTGCTCTTGTCATTAACAAGTTCAGTCTTTGCCTGTTACCAGTCTTCCAAGTTCTATACCACCTCTGAATCATAATGGAGGCCTGAACCATTGCCTTATATTTCATTCTTGCAGCGTGAGCTCTAAAAGCAGTCTGAATTTTAATAGCAGCTCTATATTCAAGTTTAAGCTTTTTGCGTGCCTTATAACCCCTGTAGGCTGCCTGTAAgcacacagctgcttttttaacTTGTAAGAACTCCTGCCTCTGACACAGTTGCCTTTCATATGCACGATAATGTTTTTGAATGACAACAGCAGCCCTATAGATGCATAAATAACGTTGCCTGTCCCTTCTCATTCTGTAGCGTGCCTGGAGAAATACTGCAGTCTCCCTCCACCTTTGTATTTGTTTCCTGACAAGATAGCCTCGAACTACAGCTTGAATTCTTATGCAGGCTCCCTTCAATTTCCTATAGTCTTCTTTAAGTTGAAGAGCACATCTACGAGACCGATACCTTCGCTGGACATGAAGTGTTGCCTCCCTTAATGCACAGTAATGCTTGTGTGCTTGCTTCATCTTTACAAAAGCTTGAATCttcactgctgcatttttcaagtttttaaacCTCTTCCGGACAATATAAGCACGGTAACTTGACTGAATTTTTATCACAGATCTCAATATGCGAGCCTCTTTCCTAGCTTCCATTCCTCTGTAGGCAGACTGTAGGACAACAGCAGCCAGACGCATCCTCTGGAAAGAAGCAACTGCTTTTCTAGAAGTGACATGCGCCCTATACCAAGCTTGAAttacagaagcagcatttttaatctctttgtATCTTTTTACTTGTTGGTATTTTCTCACATGCGACTGCAATGtagtaacagatttttttaattgcagaaatcttagtttctcttttttcattctCCACAGTGACTGAATAACATAAACTGCTTTCATTTGCCTGTATAGTTTACGTGCCTTCATGCCTCTAAAAGCAGCTTGGAGAACTATCACTGCTGCACGCTTTTGCAAATAGTACTCTCTCTCCATTTTTCCTAGTTTATAAGCTCTGTAATACTGCTGAATTGTCACtatttttgctctgtgttcCTGGTAAATACACCTAGCCAGCTGACACCTGTACCAAGCTTGAATCTTGATAACACTTTGCTTAATACGTAGATAATGCTTCAGATCTCTGTGCATCCTATACCAAGACTGTATGATAAGGGCAGCCCTCTTTCTTTTAGCCAGTTTTGAAGATTGCCATTTTCGGAAGTAAGTCTGAAGCACTAAAGTTGCTTTagttttctgttgaattttacattttctccatcttctgaATGCAGACTGAATAGTAAGTGCTGAAGACTTTAAGATTTCATATCTTTGCCGATCTTTTTTTGCCAACTTAGATGCACGCAGATGACTCTGAATTGTAACAGTAGCCCAAATAATTCGCTTATATGCGGCAACTGACTTCACCATCCTTATCCTTGCTTGTACAAAGATAACACAGTATCTTAGGTGTAAATATCTTTTCCTAGCAGAGTATCTTCTCCAATAAGCCTGCAGGAAAAATCAGAAAGTTTAGTATTTTCTGCATGGTATCTCGAGTTAAGCCTAAATTCGAGAACTACAGACCTCACActttttaagatttctttatTCCTACTTAATCCCTAGGAAGATAAACCCAGATATCtaccacacaaaaaaaccccaaaaaccaaaacaaaccccccaaaaaccccaacagccAAATGCTTGAATCATTGCTTTTTTAAGCATTTCAAATTCTGGGAAAAAGCTAGATTTGCCCTGGCAACAAAAGATTCCCTTTTAAACTGTCTGATAAATCAATCAGTGATTCTTTAATCTCCATTCCAAAAAAAGTCTTAAGAATGTAATATTTAGCTTTAAGTAATACTCGGGAAAGCATCTTGAGAAACTGAATTAACTGCCCAACTATCAATTGGTAACTAACGTCTGCCATTCTGAACATGCCCACTGCAGGTGTCATGACACTAGAGAagagtaattttcatttttttttaaagcttattcAGTAATGTCCAGCAGCTGCAAAGAGGCAAGCCAACACAATCTGATCAGTCCTTATGTTCACTGGTTTAAGGTCCAGTGTTCTAATGTTTATGGTATACCAAAATATTCACTAATTGTCAATTTAATAGCACATCATCATTTCTCTCTGAAGAGAGAAAGTTACGAAAATATCTcaaaagggggcgggggggagtaTTACATTTTCATGAAGACATCAGTTGCTGCAAGCAGAACAAATGTCCTTGAGCAGGCCTTTTTCTTACAGGTTTCAGAGGGTTTGCTTGCTCTGTAATCTCATTTTAGATCATATTACCTGAATGACTGTGGCAGATTTATTTCTGGCTTCCTccagttttgtctttttcagatttaaaaagatCATCCTGGCTAAGTATCTTCTCCAGTGCTTCTGGATGAAAActgctgcatttgttttcctcaggATGCATCGACGAGACAAGAAGTTTATTGCAGATTTTTGAATTATCCGAGCAGCTCTGTCTCTCTCCTACAAAGAGTGAATTTCCACTGAACAGTTAGGATTAGAATTTTCACTCAAATTTTTGCTGTATTAAAATAACTATCTAAAGCAATCTCATAAAAACTAGGCTTGTTGGTGAAAAAAACTATATAAATATAACCTCTGCCCCCTTCTACACCAGAGATTCTTAGAGTATTTCAGTTGAACACTGTTCCAACATCAAATAATATGTATCTCAGTCGGACACAGTGGTGGCAATTATCAACCTTATCATTATCATAGTTCTAAAACCATCATAAGATCTGGTATAACTaccagaaaagcaagaaacaaattATCAGCACACATGCAACTCAACTCAAAACACTGGTAAAGTTTAGCTCCcgaacaaaaaatattaaatccaTGCCTTCGTTTAATTACTCTTTTTCATCTTGTAGAcattaacagaaattaaaaattaactactccttttttgttttaaggaagCAGTAGGactattttatatttgaaatattgGGAAAAGGGCTTAAGGGGTGACCTGCTCTAATCAGAACACAAAAGGAAGAACAGTAgcctttaaataaatgtaactaTTTTGGAAGAGTCTTAAACGAAAGTGAGTTTTAGTAGATTATGCAAAGAAGGATGTATATtttgataataaaaaaagtagTCATTAATTTAAATGCCAATATTATTCTAATAAACCTGTATACTCCAAACAGTGAATTTATATTCTTTATTTAGTATTTCTCAAAGTAGAAACTATGAATATTGTGCAGGCAAAGAGTACCTGAGAAAGTTTCAGTTCCCTTTTCAGCCTGTAATTCCTCCAAGCAGACTGAATTAATCGAGCAGCTCGAGTTTCTTGCCGAAGATCTAGAAGCCGCGAACACAGAAATGATACGTAGGTAATAACGACCTATATGAACAAAGAACACAGCAAGTTAAGGGCTATATGGAAGACCAGGACACAAGAGCAGAACATGTTTACATCGACTCCAAAGGCATCTTACCTTCTCATCAGGAATTGTATTTGACATGTCTGAGTGATGAATCATTGCTGGTATTCCACCTAGGTCAGAAACTGCAGCATTGATCAGCTggaagtttttcctttcattgtcCAAGAGTTCCTTGTATAGGACTGAGGCAGTTACagctttgcaaagagaaaatgcttgTCAAATCAAATTGTGCctaaaaaatagatttaatatGAGTTTCTGTGCATCAGATAACTCACTTTGGTCAGACGTTCCTTCCATAACATTTAGAGAAGTATCAGACTCTGAAGACGATGAAGAGTTTAGTCCCACTGTATGAGTTCTTGAGCATTCTACTGTTTGAGTTGTACGCTGGCACACAGCTTCCAAAGGTACATAACATGGCTGATAATGATGAATCAAATGACATAATACTCTACCATCTGAGAAACACACTGTGAAATTTTCCAcctgttaaagaaaatacagtaagatACAAGTTCCCTGAATTTTTGTCACCAATTAATTAGTATAAACTGGATATAGAATTTGTTATCTTGTATCTTTGAGAGTGACCAAGtgcaaatttttttaaacaaaaaaattttatgAAACTAGTGCTTCCTTTGAACATTCACTGTACAGTGACATACTGCTGTGAGAAACCAGAAACAAAGATGTGTGAATCACTATGCAGTGAATCTCCAAGTGAAACATTTAAGAAACCAGGAAGAAAGCAATCTTTCTGCAGAAGAATTCCCAAGAAACATCTATAGATATCTTTATACTAGGTACTGAGTGCAGAAATAAGCTCTGAATTTGTCTCAGCCTTAAGTGCTCTGTCTTGCCCTTCAGAAAAAATAGCAGGTGTGACTGTATTCTGACCAGATACAAGTCTCTGAACAGGGCTTCTCTTCTCAGAAGGAACAACCAACATGACCCTTCTAAACAAACATCCCTTTGAGGAGAGGAATCCCCCCTTACCCCAAACATTAGTTTAATTCTCACGGTTCCTATAAATGATGAAAATTTTATGCACAAATACTTTCAGGATGAATGATCATTATAAAGAAACCTCAAACAACCCCATATTccagcaaaaatgttttatttttaaaaggcatttttatgcATAAGACTAACTGGAAGGGGAGATCCTTTTGCTCAAATCTGTTTAAAAGGAGAGCTGCAGCTAAACCCACAGAAAGATGTTAATTCAGATCAGATTAAACAAAGTCCAGGATATTTAAAATCTAACTACCATTGGCTGCTGCTACATGTTTGATAATTTGAAGAATTCTGCTCTATAAAGAATAAGCATTCTTATAACAGCAAAGGATGTATTTGCTGAAATGTACACAAAACTATTTACCTTGATATTGTAAAATCCACAAACAGCATTAATCCATGTCATCAACAGCTTCACATTTTCACTGTAACTTTCAGGTGAGGAGTTACTACTATTATCTTCTTGTACTCTACAAGAATTGGGAAAAGTCTTGAAAGCACCcaattgtgggttttttttctgtgcattctttaaaaactgaatttcttcttttaactgTTCCACATTAAGAAAAACATCCACCTattaggaagagaaaaaaaaaaaaaggttctatTCTAtttagagcatggtgctaataatgccaaggtcacgggttcaatccctgctcactgcagagggactgggctagatgatctctcaaggtcccttccaacccaaagcattctatgattctatgatttatgtCACCAACAGTCTGACATGTCACACATTATAACAGCTGGATGCAGAGGCTTTAGATATGGCATTGTAAAAGAGAAACTACTCTCACTACTTATCATCAGTACCCGCCCACACTGAATCAGTAGTGGATTCTTGCCACCAACTGCTTCAGATAAAGAACCTAAACCCACAATCCCACTGTTCTGTGTAAAACAGTTACTTCATTAGGTAATAGTTGGGGGAAACAGGAAAACTCCCCAAAACAGCATGTGTAAGGTCACCATACTTTCAGAGGAAACAACTTCAGGGTCTCGCCTGCATTTCTACTGAGTCCATGCACCACTCCTCCTCATCTAAGGGACTGAGAGGACTTGAGCTGGTGGTGTGATGGTGTGAGAAGATTTGGAGAAGCAGCGGCATATCCACACTGCTTGGATAAAGCCACCACTCACTGAagttatttctttaatcaaaagcaataaaaccGTGACACATGCATACAGGAGAACTAAATGGAGGAAGGTAACTACTTGATACTGTAACAGTTGTTAAGTAAGAAAACAGTCacagttaatttttattatgttcTTCTGGCTCTCTGATAGTTCTGTGGCTATAGTCTTTGAAATTCTTGCTTTGGTGAAATTCCACCTCAAC from Pelecanus crispus isolate bPelCri1 chromosome 5, bPelCri1.pri, whole genome shotgun sequence encodes the following:
- the ASPM gene encoding abnormal spindle-like microcephaly-associated protein — encoded protein: MAAGFFPGAAVWELGSAASPGRRRWAARGGDKGAEEAPAVLVLSHFCRPPFLSFGSLRVGASRSRLLGIDNPNAEDAEVVVDRFPASARGFSIEHRRFSVQSGQRIFVSVTWTPLEEGKVRELVTFVINGIVKHQAVLLGVAEQPLRKKKSLWDTIKKKNSSETSVSIKVKKNDMKVKNVNKTFQVSQKVDRIRSPLQPCENQNTVQNSVSPGNDSLVGSENKLLLSPIAPMLEEHSNTVCTPLSMRRSTTFSDIAATINEELLPEIDSCNVKKFVDEHNELESESAYSSTGVAQLPVSNNEVILNCTLSPVCTPEHLASVPVLSTRRILSPDSFVNDSYPGDIDIIEQPVPILSPDQFVKDSLSDKQSKTPKLEAALISSTTETYVVKKFLPSKWKRNGDIGTKTHVHIEQNLTEVFEMRNVESQVLHYDKPKENHFSFPSTEEFRTHNSRRDQPKKCPVLSATVIKNKPEAAEEKRMETLQPKSKKCLNKAIMECANAMPVDTKVEISKHLPVIGPISAENKCHSDQVNSSPTGPTSLGRKRKSEIYVENSRVTAPEYVEEVERKRTLRSSVDNKTHTTVRPSVFKPANRERVGQRKKAGSSLQKASKTTNRISKPIPGLAQTHLTFVKPLKTVIPRHPMRFAAKNMFYDERWKEKQQRGFTWWLNFVLTPDDFTVKTNTSQVNAAALILGEETHHKTSVPKAPTKEEASLKAYTAHRKLNKLRRSACHLFTSETMVKAIKKLEVEIETRRLLVRRDKHLWKDVGERQKVLNWLLSYNPLWLRIGLETVYGELITLESNSDVMGLAIFILNRLLWNPDIAAEYRHPTVPHLYREGHEEALSKFTLKKLLLLVCFLDCAKQSRIIDHDPCLFCKDAEFKASKDLLLAFSRDFLSGEGDLSRHLGFLGLPVSHIQTPLDEFDFAVTNLAVDLQCGIRLVRTMELLTKNWNLSKQLRVPAISRLQKMHNVDIVLNVLKERGIHLTDESGASIDSRDIVDRHRERTLALLWKIVFAFQVDVFLNVEQLKEEIQFLKNAQKKNPQLGAFKTFPNSCRVQEDNSSNSSPESYSENVKLLMTWINAVCGFYNIKVENFTVCFSDGRVLCHLIHHYQPCYVPLEAVCQRTTQTVECSRTHTVGLNSSSSSESDTSLNVMEGTSDQTVTASVLYKELLDNERKNFQLINAAVSDLGGIPAMIHHSDMSNTIPDEKVVITYVSFLCSRLLDLRQETRAARLIQSAWRNYRLKRELKLSQERDRAARIIQKSAINFLSRRCILRKTNAAVFIQKHWRRYLARMIFLNLKKTKLEEARNKSATVIQAYWRRYSARKRYLHLRYCVIFVQARIRMVKSVAAYKRIIWATVTIQSHLRASKLAKKDRQRYEILKSSALTIQSAFRRWRKCKIQQKTKATLVLQTYFRKWQSSKLAKRKRAALIIQSWYRMHRDLKHYLRIKQSVIKIQAWYRCQLARCIYQEHRAKIVTIQQYYRAYKLGKMEREYYLQKRAAVIVLQAAFRGMKARKLYRQMKAVYVIQSLWRMKKEKLRFLQLKKSVTTLQSHVRKYQQVKRYKEIKNAASVIQAWYRAHVTSRKAVASFQRMRLAAVVLQSAYRGMEARKEARILRSVIKIQSSYRAYIVRKRFKNLKNAAVKIQAFVKMKQAHKHYCALREATLHVQRRYRSRRCALQLKEDYRKLKGACIRIQAVVRGYLVRKQIQRWRETAVFLQARYRMRRDRQRYLCIYRAAVVIQKHYRAYERQLCQRQEFLQVKKAAVCLQAAYRGYKARKKLKLEYRAAIKIQTAFRAHAARMKYKAMVQASIMIQRWYRTWKTGNRQRLNLLMTRAAVLSLQAAFRGWKVRKQIRRQCVAATKIQAAFRKFMALKKFRLLNHAVLTIQKHYRASVIGQKQRQEYVQLRNSVVHLQAIWRGKTVRKTIQKKHNFATIIQSYYRMHVNQLKYKKLRQATLVIQKYFRAYCMKKKQRAIYLKTKAAALVLQSAYRGMTVRKQLSKLNKAATTIQAAFKSYLMKKDYERLRSAAIVVQRHYHAIIHAKCQRQKYLSLKKATVKMQAIYRGVRVRRQIHCMHQAAICIQATFKMHRMNIKYRAMRMAAIIIQRQYRGFCLGKVQHKKYLELKKSIIILQAAYRGMKVRQDLKTMHQSAAIIQSYYRMHKQQRDFRKLLLATRRIQQWFRACKERDTQVHNYMIMRSATLHIQAAFRGMKTRRLTRTMSESAELIQRQFRTFLKRKHFLSIKAAAVVIQRKYRATKLAKIQRQKYLSFLNAAVIIQSVYRGFVVRKKMKQMHQAATVIQAMLRMRKIYISYQAVRLASVIIQQHYRAYREGKRVREIYLKLYNSVLILQAAYRGMKTRCFLKKRHEAALTIQRNYRMYRQYCHYRKVQWATQLIQKRYRANNLKKIAVQRYSSLKKAAICIQKAFRDMREKKQHREMHCAAIVVQKNFKAFRERQRYLSLKAATLVFQRRYRTLILSRQHALEYCSLRRATVCIQAVYRGIRVRKSIERMHLAASIIQSAYKMHRNRRSYQNMRIGAIVIQNYYRSYIKGKNQRKKYLTMKNSALVIQASYRGMKERQKLKIMHVSAIVIQSSYRMYIQHRYYKQLCWAVRVIQQRFRAKMAKEADMENYAKIKKAVICLQSSFRAKKARQLYKTNVAARCIQSFLKMHIERRRFLEKKAAAIMIQSMFRCQRTRSRYKLIRSSAVAIQRWYRVCHRARLQKAEYSAQRQAVVIIQSAFRGMKARKIARHIRAARKIQSFLRMAVQRRKFIQIRTAAVTLRAYYLMYKAKSQYAGYKKAAVVLQRCYRSHLTVKYQRTIYLQTRRSIIIVQARVRGFIEKRRFHKIKESTIKIQAFFRGFIQRQKYLQCKFSAVLIQQHYRAHQMRNTEQQRYHQMKRAAIRIQASYRRYKARQCVNKMRAAQVIQAWFRGCKARKEYASVVKAIRVIQSHFKTKQQRTWFLKMKFCALTIQRRWRATLTARMIQRQFLATKNAAVTIQLAYRQYRARRLLRKKLQAACLIQKAYRGFKARRKLVQQKAAAVIIQKHLRAWQEGRLQFMKYNKTRRAVIKLQAFIRGYLVRKKFSEQKQKKRLLYFTAAAYHHISAIKIQRAYRIHLVLKVAQNQISSVLIIQRWFRAKIQQKRFRRDYQRIIQLQRVIRGWLNHRNDAATIIQRNVRRFLACRRRRKFAVGIIKFQALWRGYSWRKSNDTAKTKALRCSLEKANEKSREENKLCNRTAIAIEYLLKYKHISYILAALKHLEVATRLSPVCCENMAQSRAIFTIFVLIRSCNRSVPCMDVIRYSVQVLLNVSKYERTTEAVYEVENSVDTLLDLLQMYRGKAGDKISEKGGSIFTKTCCLLAILSKDSKRALEIRSIPRAVTCIQSLYKLTARKHKMDAERTLVKQKTNNLSGTSFVPVTPLRIKTVSRIKPDWVLRKDNMQEIVDPLQAILMVMDTLGIACY